Proteins from a single region of Candidatus Scalindua japonica:
- a CDS encoding hybrid sensor histidine kinase/response regulator has translation MLKFTGKFQGDTEFISYDIGELIEQSIDFTMPRWKNMAQSRGIDYSMDRNGMLKTPSILCNPTELREVFINKINNAMDAMPDGGQLSFSTWCEPETVFITISDTGTGMPEEVKKRVFEPFFTTKSAAGTGLGMSTAYGIMARHGGIIDVESELGKGCTFTLELPIAEKTVNPTKPPISEQKVKGNDLSVLVVDDDEDICSILDNFLSKAGYKVLTVNNGANAIKQTEKEGFDLVLCDMAMPEIFGYDVIRALNTLNKRPKIGIIGNKN, from the coding sequence ATGCTTAAATTTACTGGAAAATTTCAAGGTGACACAGAGTTTATATCTTATGATATAGGTGAGCTGATAGAACAATCAATCGATTTTACAATGCCCCGGTGGAAAAATATGGCACAGTCCAGAGGCATTGACTACTCCATGGATAGAAACGGAATGCTGAAGACACCTTCCATATTGTGTAATCCTACAGAATTAAGAGAAGTATTTATAAACAAAATCAATAATGCCATGGATGCCATGCCTGATGGTGGCCAACTTTCATTTAGTACGTGGTGTGAACCGGAAACGGTATTTATTACTATTTCCGACACGGGTACAGGAATGCCTGAAGAGGTGAAGAAGAGGGTTTTCGAGCCATTTTTTACTACAAAGTCTGCAGCAGGGACCGGTTTGGGCATGAGCACTGCTTATGGAATAATGGCCAGACATGGAGGGATAATTGATGTCGAAAGTGAATTGGGGAAGGGTTGTACATTTACTTTGGAACTTCCGATAGCAGAGAAAACCGTCAATCCCACAAAACCGCCTATCTCAGAACAAAAAGTAAAAGGGAATGATTTGAGTGTTCTTGTTGTAGATGATGATGAGGACATATGCAGTATTCTGGACAATTTTCTTTCAAAAGCCGGTTACAAAGTTCTGACTGTCAACAATGGCGCAAATGCAATAAAACAGACAGAGAAAGAAGGATTTGACCTCGTTTTGTGTGACATGGCTATGCCGGAAATATTTGGATATGATGTAATCAGGGCTTTGAATACCTTAAATAAGAGGCCAAAGATAGGCATTATCGGAAATAAAAATTAG
- the csm4 gene encoding type III-A CRISPR-associated RAMP protein Csm4: MKYVIELNFRNGVHFGSDVAGYGVEDVQGIAHSDTIFSGLINTLASISHIFNQKQWIKNLLNKTINEDNIYVPFRVSSFGFVDTSQSSHRYFIPKPLILPENLIDDKQKYEFGKEFKNRKFISIETFQKWQRNEPLDLKAILDEDKSLFWVEESRTQNVTQSVSHAAQIYHTGIVFYLKDIKPFFLLDLDEEEFSFDDFKKLMDVLKYNGLGGRRTSGCGLFDFSDNDWFCIDIETAKEQRRLNPSFSDQKIPGRARFCEMFKIKSEFYYIFSLFFPDDVRKLKSIAYDLTQRKGWSFSSSSYEQLKRKTCYMFSEGSIFASELRGNLVNVTPQEFNKHRIFRNGLPFAIPFCEKIK; this comes from the coding sequence ATGAAATATGTTATTGAGTTGAATTTTCGAAATGGTGTACATTTCGGGTCAGACGTTGCCGGATATGGGGTTGAAGATGTCCAGGGTATTGCCCACTCAGATACAATATTTAGCGGCTTGATTAATACGCTGGCGTCTATTAGTCACATATTTAACCAAAAACAATGGATCAAAAACCTTTTAAACAAAACTATTAATGAAGATAATATTTATGTCCCCTTCAGGGTCTCTTCTTTTGGATTTGTAGATACTAGCCAATCCAGCCACAGATATTTTATACCAAAACCACTTATCTTGCCGGAAAACTTAATCGATGATAAACAAAAATATGAATTTGGAAAGGAATTTAAAAATCGAAAATTTATTTCTATTGAAACATTCCAAAAATGGCAACGCAATGAACCTCTTGATCTAAAAGCTATACTTGATGAAGACAAATCTTTATTCTGGGTAGAAGAGAGCAGAACTCAGAATGTAACACAAAGCGTTTCCCATGCAGCACAGATATATCATACAGGTATTGTATTTTACCTGAAAGATATCAAACCTTTTTTCTTACTTGATCTTGATGAGGAAGAATTCTCATTTGACGATTTCAAAAAATTGATGGATGTACTAAAATATAATGGATTAGGAGGCAGGAGGACATCTGGATGCGGTTTGTTTGATTTTTCAGATAATGATTGGTTTTGTATTGACATTGAAACTGCGAAAGAACAGAGGAGACTAAACCCTTCTTTTTCTGACCAGAAAATACCTGGTAGAGCAAGGTTTTGTGAAATGTTCAAAATTAAATCAGAGTTTTATTATATATTTTCACTGTTCTTTCCGGATGATGTTCGTAAATTAAAAAGCATAGCTTATGATCTTACGCAAAGAAAAGGATGGTCTTTTTCTTCCTCTTCTTATGAACAATTAAAACGTAAGACTTGTTACATGTTCTCCGAAGGCTCTATATTCGCCTCTGAATTGCGAGGAAACTTAGTCAACGTTACTCCTCAAGAGTTTAACAAGCATAGAATTTTTAGAAACGGATTACCATTCGCTATTCCATTTTGTGAGAAAATAAAATGA
- a CDS encoding transposase, with protein MKTKHGRRSIRLKEYDYSREGAYFVTICLQDKECLLGEAIESKTVLNDAGEMVEKWWSVLPEKYSTISLDEYIIMPNHMHGIIIINGPSVSVGADQCVCPTDYPTRKNREMIKSKHIGLPLRGLPQHMQWFKTMTTNEYIRNVKNVNWKPFNKRFWQRNYYEHIVRNEDSLDRIREYIINNPMKWQYDRENPEHIKDKDYDKKWDYIENVIYNNVNP; from the coding sequence GTGAAAACAAAACATGGCCGGCGTTCTATCCGCCTCAAAGAATATGATTATTCACGGGAAGGTGCGTACTTTGTTACCATATGCCTTCAGGACAAAGAGTGTTTGCTGGGCGAAGCAATAGAGAGTAAAACTGTTTTGAATGATGCCGGTGAGATGGTTGAAAAATGGTGGTCCGTATTACCTGAAAAATATTCTACAATTTCATTAGACGAATATATTATCATGCCCAACCATATGCACGGAATAATCATAATAAATGGACCATCCGTGTCCGTAGGGGCAGACCAGTGTGTCTGCCCCACAGACTACCCTACGCGTAAAAACAGGGAGATGATTAAGAGCAAACACATTGGTTTGCCCCTACGGGGCTTACCGCAACATATGCAATGGTTTAAAACCATGACAACAAATGAATATATCAGAAATGTAAAAAATGTTAATTGGAAACCATTTAACAAAAGGTTCTGGCAACGCAATTATTATGAGCATATTGTTCGAAATGAAGATAGTCTGGACCGTATCCGGGAATACATAATAAACAATCCAATGAAATGGCAATATGACAGGGAAAACCCGGAACATATTAAGGATAAAGATTATGACAAGAAATGGGACTACATTGAAAACGTGATATATAATAATGTGAACCCGTAG
- a CDS encoding CRISPR-associated protein Csx3, which produces MKFKKTAINLETFYNNTAKLSDLPDYINRALEQAGEGNDIILTGKAPVWLYLKIAHALHGKARKLIYRSPVTGDVVIFNHNPM; this is translated from the coding sequence GTGAAATTTAAAAAAACAGCTATTAATCTTGAAACTTTTTACAACAACACCGCCAAACTGTCTGATTTACCTGATTATATCAACCGCGCGTTAGAACAGGCGGGTGAGGGGAATGACATAATTCTGACAGGCAAGGCCCCGGTCTGGCTCTACCTGAAAATTGCTCACGCGTTACATGGCAAAGCAAGAAAACTCATTTATCGGTCTCCAGTTACCGGCGACGTAGTGATTTTTAACCATAATCCCATGTGA
- a CDS encoding reverse transcriptase domain-containing protein: MFKEITRQTTLQSAFERVRGNRGCAGVDGVTVEKFDERIKRNIDTLRSELLMASYQPLPLLRILVDKGNGEARALSVPTVKDRVVQTAVLEITRPFFEAEFEQCSYAYRKGRSVKQAVYKISEYYADGYTWAVDADIDAFFDNVDHDVLIKKVKRIIKDKDIRRLITMWVKAEVWDGKSVETLKIGIPQGSAISPILANLFLDKFDEELLRNGHKLVRFSDDFVILSRNREEAVNALKLTDRILDRLSLELDEAEIVNFDDGFTFLGVTFIKSMTMVPFDKPKREKKILHYPRPLNLPIYFLKKNKGW, from the coding sequence ATGTTTAAAGAAATCACCAGACAAACTACATTACAATCCGCCTTTGAACGGGTCAGGGGAAACCGCGGTTGCGCTGGGGTGGACGGTGTCACGGTAGAAAAATTTGATGAGAGAATTAAACGGAATATTGACACGCTGAGGAGTGAACTCTTAATGGCGTCGTACCAGCCCTTACCTCTGCTCAGGATACTGGTAGATAAAGGTAACGGTGAAGCCAGGGCGCTGTCTGTTCCCACGGTAAAGGATAGAGTTGTGCAAACGGCGGTACTTGAGATCACCAGACCGTTTTTTGAAGCGGAATTTGAACAGTGCAGTTATGCCTATAGAAAGGGAAGGTCCGTAAAACAGGCCGTCTATAAAATCAGCGAATATTACGCGGATGGATATACATGGGCGGTTGACGCGGATATTGACGCGTTTTTTGATAACGTCGATCATGATGTTCTTATTAAAAAAGTCAAACGGATTATTAAAGACAAGGATATCCGTCGTTTAATTACTATGTGGGTTAAGGCAGAAGTGTGGGATGGAAAATCTGTGGAAACACTGAAGATAGGGATCCCTCAAGGGTCCGCTATTTCGCCTATCCTGGCAAACCTCTTTCTGGATAAATTTGATGAAGAGTTATTAAGGAACGGACACAAGCTGGTAAGGTTTTCAGATGATTTTGTTATACTTTCCCGCAATAGAGAGGAGGCGGTAAACGCGCTGAAACTTACTGACAGGATTCTGGACCGGCTCTCGCTTGAGCTTGACGAAGCGGAGATTGTAAACTTTGATGATGGTTTTACATTCCTGGGTGTTACGTTTATAAAGAGCATGACGATGGTCCCCTTTGATAAGCCCAAAAGGGAGAAAAAAATCCTTCATTATCCACGGCCTTTGAATCTGCCGATCTATTTTTTAAAAAAAAATAAAGGATGGTAG
- the cas2 gene encoding CRISPR-associated endonuclease Cas2, with product MFYLVSYDIPDTKRRTKLAKILKDYGDRVQYSVFECILDNKLLDKMVKRIHKIAKEEADSIRIYSICANCEKIIKVIGQGKVSKDEEVYIV from the coding sequence ATGTTTTACCTTGTATCTTACGATATACCTGACACGAAAAGGCGTACAAAGCTTGCCAAGATACTGAAAGATTATGGTGACCGGGTGCAATACAGTGTCTTTGAGTGTATACTGGATAACAAACTCCTTGACAAAATGGTGAAAAGAATTCATAAAATAGCTAAAGAAGAGGCAGATAGTATCAGGATCTACTCTATCTGTGCAAATTGTGAAAAGATAATCAAAGTGATCGGACAGGGAAAGGTGTCCAAAGATGAAGAAGTTTATATTGTGTAA
- a CDS encoding DUF6293 family protein produces MKLERIVSPKDKLNFYFTNNNEENKVTADSIFKKTYNKLTEKLLGNIQKKYKTHILLVGFSIQPIILSIFALKAQRVILLFSKDSKDKCYEITYWCKKISSDLSDCSNDIEFFDEDNWHDDNYKLKVDSSEPSDTCKKIYSIIASENQRGIQTTEIAVDITGGKKPMVSGAYIACGIKNLDSFYIDCETYVNDKPVPGTEFIKKLVNPTEINKIIEQLKKNEITKDEIPENFKRYIPMDLRESR; encoded by the coding sequence TTGAAACTGGAGAGAATTGTCTCACCAAAAGACAAATTAAACTTCTATTTCACTAATAATAACGAAGAAAACAAGGTCACTGCTGATAGTATTTTCAAGAAGACTTATAATAAATTAACGGAAAAACTGCTTGGCAACATTCAGAAAAAATACAAAACACATATTTTGTTAGTAGGTTTCTCTATTCAACCAATTATTTTATCTATATTCGCACTTAAAGCTCAAAGAGTTATTCTGCTCTTTTCAAAAGACAGTAAGGACAAATGTTATGAAATTACATACTGGTGCAAAAAGATAAGCAGTGATCTTTCAGATTGCAGCAATGATATTGAATTTTTTGATGAAGATAATTGGCATGATGACAATTATAAGCTGAAGGTAGATAGTTCAGAACCTTCCGATACTTGTAAAAAAATATATTCAATTATTGCTAGTGAAAATCAACGTGGGATACAAACCACAGAAATAGCCGTTGATATTACCGGCGGCAAAAAACCAATGGTGAGTGGAGCATATATTGCTTGCGGGATTAAAAACCTGGATTCATTTTATATTGACTGTGAAACATATGTAAATGATAAACCTGTGCCAGGTACTGAATTTATAAAAAAATTAGTTAATCCGACTGAAATTAATAAAATCATTGAACAATTAAAAAAAAATGAGATAACCAAGGATGAAATTCCAGAAAATTTCAAAAGATACATTCCTATGGACCTCCGGGAAAGCAGATGA
- the csm5 gene encoding type III-A CRISPR-associated RAMP protein Csm5, whose product MNFLENKVVNIKTITPIHIKGKDIDYGQGFVRRNNETAFAIDSNRLVEYLFQKTNDLSLVTKYVNQIEEYTNKGKLNKFDNEKFLFDTGIYHTKNKKENEKELIEFGVFKSLVNATRGNMFIKNGPGQPIIPGSSIKGVIRTAVMYHMAKEFLKHKESNIVKSFLDNISSKISDFIQKTKNMSPRQKDIEKSRFSQQLSLFIFQNGKTRMDTKSDFLRCVKVKDTKRLANMNMHKVVLVSLKGLNNITNKKPTHDKLQLADKFTIKMKLDKKEQPIDFEIETFTGETNFLITIDRVLLKEFKRKKYNIPFSDIKGIFNLVRQFSQDLWMFEKNFFDNCLNDQLNISDVQDFYRNNNYEHKFRIGWGTGLMGMTIDMLLDDISQKKLRNHMFVDKKDCPAPKSRRLIYKNNQVTKPLGWMKFS is encoded by the coding sequence ATGAACTTTTTAGAAAACAAAGTAGTAAACATAAAAACAATTACTCCCATTCATATCAAAGGAAAAGATATAGATTATGGACAAGGATTTGTCAGGCGCAACAATGAGACTGCTTTTGCCATAGACTCAAACAGACTGGTAGAATACCTTTTTCAAAAGACTAACGATCTCTCATTAGTAACAAAATATGTAAATCAGATTGAAGAATATACTAACAAAGGAAAACTTAACAAATTTGATAACGAAAAATTCCTTTTTGATACGGGGATTTACCATACTAAGAACAAGAAAGAAAATGAGAAAGAACTAATTGAGTTTGGTGTTTTTAAATCATTAGTAAATGCAACAAGAGGAAACATGTTTATAAAAAATGGACCTGGTCAACCTATAATACCTGGGAGTTCCATTAAAGGGGTTATTCGCACTGCAGTAATGTATCATATGGCAAAAGAATTTCTGAAGCACAAGGAATCAAATATTGTTAAATCGTTTTTAGATAATATTAGCAGCAAAATATCGGATTTTATACAAAAAACAAAAAATATGTCACCGAGGCAAAAAGATATTGAAAAAAGCAGATTTTCTCAGCAATTATCTCTATTCATCTTTCAAAACGGTAAAACAAGAATGGATACTAAATCAGACTTTCTTAGATGTGTCAAAGTTAAAGATACAAAAAGGTTGGCAAATATGAATATGCACAAGGTTGTACTTGTTTCATTAAAGGGACTTAATAATATTACAAACAAAAAGCCCACGCACGACAAGTTACAATTAGCAGATAAATTTACAATAAAAATGAAATTGGACAAAAAAGAGCAGCCCATCGACTTTGAGATAGAAACTTTTACAGGTGAAACTAATTTTCTCATTACAATTGATCGCGTACTACTTAAAGAATTTAAACGAAAAAAATACAATATTCCCTTTTCGGATATTAAGGGTATCTTTAATTTAGTAAGACAATTTAGTCAAGATCTCTGGATGTTTGAAAAAAATTTTTTTGATAATTGCTTAAATGATCAATTGAATATTTCTGATGTTCAAGATTTCTATAGAAATAATAACTACGAACATAAATTCAGGATTGGCTGGGGTACCGGGCTAATGGGTATGACAATCGACATGCTTTTAGATGATATCTCACAAAAAAAACTGAGAAACCATATGTTTGTCGATAAAAAAGATTGTCCCGCTCCAAAATCAAGACGATTAATATACAAAAACAATCAAGTTACAAAGCCATTGGGCTGGATGAAATTCAGTTAG
- the csm3 gene encoding type III-A CRISPR-associated RAMP protein Csm3, translating into MGKKEYNIGLLGNIIIKGTIDVITGLHIGASSDTVEIGGIDSPVIKHPVTGAPYIPGSSLKGKMRSFTEKQIAVTDRSFKFNRSSGTRQNQVKQHVCDDIDYSYKEDDNKGSKNCCVCRIYGATGDNGGRNHPARIIVRDCKLMNEEKIKQDALYIFEAKMENAIDRITASANPRTIERVPAGANFEFEIVYKVQVITEYNNENQKFLENDLEHLSKDIQNIFEALSLIEKDGLGGSVSRGYGQVEFSLTIEECKYYKIGGGSELFLPEKEGNIISDLEELRVNNFDNLKSLVKS; encoded by the coding sequence ATGGGCAAGAAGGAATATAACATTGGGTTATTAGGTAATATAATTATTAAAGGGACTATTGATGTAATTACAGGACTCCATATAGGAGCATCGTCAGATACTGTTGAGATAGGAGGAATCGATTCACCGGTAATCAAACATCCTGTTACAGGCGCCCCTTACATTCCTGGAAGTTCCTTAAAAGGAAAAATGAGAAGTTTTACTGAAAAACAAATTGCTGTAACTGACAGAAGCTTCAAATTTAATCGATCTTCAGGAACCAGACAGAATCAAGTAAAACAGCATGTGTGTGATGATATTGACTATTCATATAAAGAAGATGACAATAAAGGTTCCAAAAACTGTTGTGTATGTAGAATCTATGGGGCGACCGGAGACAATGGAGGCCGTAATCACCCCGCACGTATAATAGTTCGTGATTGCAAATTAATGAATGAGGAGAAAATCAAACAAGATGCATTGTATATATTTGAAGCAAAAATGGAAAATGCAATTGATCGTATCACTGCTTCTGCAAACCCAAGGACAATTGAACGTGTTCCTGCTGGTGCAAACTTTGAGTTTGAAATTGTTTACAAAGTGCAAGTAATTACTGAGTATAATAATGAAAATCAAAAGTTTTTGGAAAACGACTTAGAACACTTATCCAAAGATATTCAAAATATCTTTGAAGCATTAAGTCTTATAGAAAAAGACGGTCTTGGTGGCTCTGTTTCCAGGGGTTATGGCCAAGTGGAATTCTCATTAACTATAGAGGAATGTAAATATTATAAAATAGGAGGAGGTTCAGAATTATTTTTGCCTGAAAAGGAAGGGAATATTATCTCTGACTTGGAAGAACTGAGGGTAAACAATTTCGATAATCTTAAATCATTAGTCAAGAGTTAA
- the csm2 gene encoding type III-A CRISPR-associated protein Csm2, with the protein MKNQNKAQKWGEIQYKGEKRKPTASGGIEEKLNKIKKLSEFELESLIDFAECCAQDHLRRIETHQIRRFFNAVKNIKLCVDKQNEFTDVEKAKLLMLRPQLANASAKKRDLREFSSICTSMIKKVTDKDDFYQFAMFFESVVAFHKAST; encoded by the coding sequence ATGAAAAATCAAAATAAAGCACAGAAGTGGGGGGAAATACAGTATAAAGGAGAAAAAAGGAAACCAACGGCATCAGGTGGTATAGAGGAAAAATTAAACAAAATAAAAAAACTTTCGGAATTCGAACTGGAATCATTAATAGATTTTGCGGAATGTTGTGCTCAGGATCATTTAAGAAGAATTGAAACCCATCAAATTAGACGATTTTTTAATGCCGTAAAAAATATTAAATTATGTGTTGATAAGCAAAATGAATTCACTGATGTAGAAAAGGCAAAATTATTGATGCTTAGACCTCAACTGGCAAATGCGAGTGCCAAGAAAAGAGATTTAAGGGAATTTTCAAGTATTTGCACAAGCATGATAAAAAAGGTTACTGATAAAGATGATTTTTACCAATTTGCCATGTTCTTTGAATCAGTGGTAGCATTTCATAAAGCTTCAACATAA
- the cas1 gene encoding CRISPR-associated endonuclease Cas1, which produces MANLYLTEQGSILRKTGDRLIVEKDDEILLDVQCHKIDAVLIFGNVQFTTQSVHELFEHGIEMAILTRTGKLIGQITSPATKNIDLRISQFNKYGDYGFRLAFAKKIVAGKIKNSLQVMRWFSYNHPDRDFKSENSAISARLREVENITQIEQLFGIEGSAAKSYFDAYGKMFLETLEFTGRRKHPSTDPVNALLSFGYTIIFNEISSLLDGIGFDPYLAYFHSIDYGRASLASDLMEEFRAPIADRFTLYLVNNRIIGEADFYANPKGGGVYLKREPLKRYFREYEKMINREFVHPNTGENSTWRKCFRIQAETLAAHIQNERPYVPFELKA; this is translated from the coding sequence ATGGCTAATTTGTATCTTACGGAACAGGGTTCAATCCTTCGGAAAACAGGCGACAGGCTTATAGTAGAAAAGGATGATGAGATATTACTCGATGTACAGTGTCATAAAATCGATGCGGTGCTGATCTTTGGAAACGTACAGTTTACCACTCAATCTGTGCATGAGCTTTTTGAGCACGGAATTGAGATGGCTATTCTTACGCGAACTGGAAAACTGATCGGTCAGATAACATCTCCGGCAACAAAAAATATAGACCTTCGGATATCGCAGTTTAATAAATATGGGGATTATGGATTTCGGCTGGCGTTTGCAAAAAAGATTGTTGCTGGAAAGATTAAGAATTCTCTACAGGTAATGAGATGGTTCTCTTACAATCATCCTGACAGAGATTTTAAATCAGAAAACAGCGCCATCTCCGCCAGGCTTAGAGAAGTGGAAAATATAACACAAATAGAACAACTCTTTGGTATTGAGGGAAGCGCGGCTAAGTCGTATTTTGATGCATATGGCAAAATGTTTCTTGAAACTTTAGAATTTACCGGAAGAAGGAAGCACCCTTCTACTGATCCCGTGAACGCTCTTCTCTCTTTCGGCTACACAATCATCTTTAACGAAATATCTTCTCTTCTTGATGGGATTGGATTTGATCCGTATCTTGCGTATTTCCATAGTATAGATTACGGCAGGGCTTCCCTGGCATCTGACCTTATGGAGGAGTTTCGTGCTCCGATTGCCGACCGGTTTACTCTCTATCTCGTAAACAACCGAATTATAGGAGAGGCAGATTTCTACGCCAACCCTAAAGGTGGCGGTGTTTATCTCAAACGCGAACCGTTAAAGCGATATTTTAGAGAGTATGAAAAAATGATAAATCGTGAATTTGTCCATCCAAATACTGGAGAAAACAGTACCTGGAGAAAGTGTTTTCGCATACAGGCAGAAACACTTGCCGCGCACATTCAAAATGAAAGGCCTTATGTCCCCTTTGAATTGAAAGCATAA